In Desertifilum tharense IPPAS B-1220, a genomic segment contains:
- a CDS encoding DUF2232 domain-containing protein, protein MDERHEENTPYRPQEPDNTSPPEIQDPIGPLPLVETAFLASTASLIWLVNYYFPMGPVLRMFFPLPIALVYLRWGVRSASMATIVSGLLLSVLMGPTRSILYLIPFGLLGIQLGAMWRRQAPWWISIATGTLLGSFGFFFRIWLVSILLGDDLWTYMMVQVTELLDWIFLRLGLLAQPNLTLVQAIALVLVIINNAIYLFVVHLVAFLLLERLGNPIPMPPQWVQVLLDYEE, encoded by the coding sequence ATGGATGAACGACACGAAGAAAACACCCCCTACCGCCCGCAAGAGCCAGATAACACCTCTCCTCCTGAAATTCAAGATCCGATAGGCCCCCTACCGCTGGTCGAAACCGCTTTTCTCGCCAGCACCGCCAGCTTAATTTGGCTGGTCAACTACTACTTCCCGATGGGGCCTGTATTGCGAATGTTTTTTCCCTTACCCATCGCGCTTGTATATCTGCGCTGGGGAGTTCGCAGCGCCAGCATGGCCACCATTGTGTCAGGGTTATTGTTGAGCGTCTTAATGGGGCCAACCCGCAGTATTTTATATCTAATTCCCTTTGGTCTTTTAGGGATTCAACTCGGCGCAATGTGGCGCAGACAAGCCCCGTGGTGGATTTCCATTGCCACAGGCACCCTGTTAGGCTCCTTTGGCTTCTTCTTCCGGATTTGGTTGGTTTCAATTTTGTTGGGCGACGATCTGTGGACGTATATGATGGTACAAGTCACAGAACTCTTAGACTGGATTTTCCTTCGCCTCGGCCTGCTCGCACAACCCAACCTTACCCTCGTGCAAGCGATCGCGCTAGTTCTGGTCATTATCAATAACGCCATTTATCTATTCGTCGTTCACCTCGTCGCCTTCCTCCTCCTCGAACGCCTAGGCAACCCGATCCCCATGCCTCCCCAGTGGGTACAAGTTCTCCTCGACTACGAAGAGTAG
- a CDS encoding universal stress protein: MSFQKILAAVDDSPLSQAVFNQAVELAQIHRAALKLFHCISSELLGTPAIGSPLEPGIATGVNVGDYQVQQILIDRQIEQAKQLLQTYSRQSRDRQILAQTEYKIGLVGQSCCELAADWQADLIVIGRRGHTGLTEVLLGSVSNYVVHHAPCAVLILQAKA, encoded by the coding sequence ATGAGTTTTCAGAAAATCCTGGCGGCTGTTGATGATTCTCCCTTGAGTCAAGCCGTTTTTAACCAAGCGGTAGAACTTGCCCAAATTCATCGGGCGGCTCTCAAACTCTTTCATTGCATCAGCAGCGAACTCTTAGGAACGCCAGCGATTGGCTCGCCGCTCGAACCGGGGATCGCAACCGGCGTCAACGTGGGAGACTACCAAGTCCAACAAATCCTAATCGATCGACAAATTGAACAGGCAAAACAATTGCTGCAAACTTATAGCCGCCAAAGTCGCGATCGCCAAATCCTAGCCCAAACCGAGTATAAGATCGGTTTAGTGGGTCAAAGCTGTTGCGAACTCGCAGCCGATTGGCAAGCCGACTTAATAGTCATCGGTCGTCGAGGACATACTGGACTCACCGAGGTGTTGTTGGGTAGCGTCAGTAATTATGTAGTTCATCATGCCCCCTGTGCCGTGCTGATCCTACAAGCCAAGGCGTGA
- the ribE gene encoding riboflavin synthase, with the protein MFTGLIQTLGTLKPLGEHQLQILVDPSGRSVICDDLALGDSVAVDGVCLTVEQILPQGFSVDVSPETLKRTTLEHQLRHQIPVNLETSLRVGSKLGGHFVTGHVDGIGYLQASIQTATSWEMTFSVAEPSLSRYLVSKGSIAVNGISLTVAQCDRQHFTVAVIPHTYRETNLHHLEPGSKVNLEGDILGKYVERFLEFTPPGTPVSASFLVEHGYL; encoded by the coding sequence GTGTTTACAGGTTTAATTCAAACATTAGGAACGCTCAAACCGCTAGGAGAGCATCAACTTCAGATTCTCGTCGATCCCTCCGGTCGTTCAGTCATCTGTGACGATCTGGCCCTTGGGGATAGCGTCGCCGTTGATGGCGTCTGTTTAACAGTCGAGCAAATTTTGCCCCAAGGCTTCAGTGTCGATGTCTCTCCCGAAACCCTCAAACGCACCACTTTAGAGCATCAACTCCGCCATCAAATCCCCGTTAACCTCGAAACCTCTTTGCGGGTTGGCAGCAAATTGGGCGGTCATTTTGTTACCGGCCATGTTGATGGGATTGGGTACTTACAAGCCTCAATCCAAACTGCAACCTCTTGGGAGATGACCTTTAGCGTCGCGGAACCCTCCCTCTCGCGCTATCTCGTTTCCAAAGGCAGTATTGCAGTCAACGGCATTAGTTTAACTGTGGCTCAGTGCGATCGCCAACACTTCACCGTCGCCGTCATTCCCCACACCTATCGAGAAACCAATCTTCACCACCTAGAACCAGGAAGCAAAGTGAATCTAGAAGGCGATATTTTAGGCAAATATGTCGAACGCTTCCTAGAATTCACCCCCCCTGGCACTCCCGTTTCAGCGAGCTTCCTGGTTGAGCATGGCTATCTTTAA
- the cobT gene encoding nicotinate mononucleotide-dependent phosphoribosyltransferase CobT yields MIRVYTQQQLGQQWLERYRGTRPNFACILGFTDTGLIPGISAAGATPEARRYTCLADAEFLYSGPQASPEYPLPPLVAGASPVLISRAVIAALDIPLYLFNSGLPIAPPVPCIDLQGMPARCMTTACALDLKTVKHLFEQGYNWGEKLAAPDRYLMIGECVVGGTTTALGVLTGLGIPASGKVNSSHPSCNHAQKEQVVQRALSIAGFWPPRGQSVCPFELVAAVGDPMQITAAGMAIAASQKGGVLLAGGTQMLAVYALIQKIVAALDLRWYPERLAIGTTRWVAEDPTGDTVGLAQILAPVSLIATQLSFASSRYAPLQAYERGYVKEGVGAGGCAIAASLLTNGSNLQLIEWIEALGQQI; encoded by the coding sequence ATGATCCGCGTCTATACTCAACAACAACTTGGTCAACAATGGTTGGAGCGCTATCGGGGAACTCGGCCCAATTTTGCTTGTATTCTGGGCTTTACTGATACGGGTTTAATTCCAGGAATTTCTGCGGCTGGGGCAACGCCGGAAGCGCGGCGCTATACTTGCCTTGCGGATGCTGAATTTCTGTATTCTGGCCCCCAGGCTTCTCCTGAGTACCCTTTACCGCCTTTGGTAGCGGGTGCTTCGCCGGTACTGATTTCGCGGGCGGTAATTGCGGCTTTAGATATTCCGTTGTATTTATTCAATAGTGGGTTGCCCATTGCTCCACCCGTCCCCTGTATTGATTTGCAAGGGATGCCTGCTCGGTGTATGACAACAGCTTGTGCTTTAGATTTAAAGACGGTTAAGCATCTGTTTGAGCAAGGATATAACTGGGGCGAGAAGTTGGCAGCGCCAGACCGTTATTTAATGATTGGCGAGTGCGTGGTGGGAGGAACGACAACGGCGCTGGGTGTTTTGACGGGCTTGGGGATTCCTGCAAGCGGTAAAGTCAATAGCAGCCATCCGAGTTGCAATCATGCCCAAAAGGAGCAAGTGGTGCAGAGGGCGCTATCCATAGCGGGTTTTTGGCCGCCAAGAGGTCAATCGGTTTGTCCGTTTGAGCTGGTGGCTGCGGTGGGCGATCCCATGCAAATTACGGCTGCGGGAATGGCGATCGCAGCCAGTCAAAAAGGGGGCGTCCTCCTCGCAGGGGGGACGCAAATGTTGGCGGTTTATGCACTGATTCAAAAAATTGTCGCAGCGCTCGATTTAAGGTGGTACCCCGAACGCCTTGCGATTGGGACTACTCGATGGGTTGCAGAAGATCCAACAGGAGATACGGTGGGTTTAGCTCAAATTCTTGCACCAGTTTCACTGATCGCAACTCAACTAAGTTTTGCAAGTTCTCGTTATGCTCCCCTGCAAGCCTATGAGCGGGGCTATGTTAAAGAGGGCGTTGGTGCGGGGGGATGCGCGATCGCAGCCTCGCTTTTGACCAATGGGTCTAATTTGCAGTTAATCGAGTGGATTGAAGCTTTAGGTCAGCAGATTTAG
- a CDS encoding aldo/keto reductase → MKYRRFGKTNLRLSVFSLGTMRCLASGENVERVVRHALSLGINHIETARGYGSSESDLGKVLAQLEAGQFYITSKIPPTPDRDLMERSIDESLSRLGVASLDCLAIHGLNTPEHLEWVLSPTGCMAAVQKAVADGRVRHVGFSTHAPLELILAAIDTGLFEFVNLHYYLFFQRHTAAIAIAHQRDLGVLIISPADKGGRLYTPPPQLQHLCAPQTPLALNYRFLLSDPRITTLSVGPAIPEELNEPLQVADRDEALNPTEIAALERLQAQMSATLGPEQCQQCYECLPCPESVAIPEILRLRNLAIAYDMDDYGKYRYGMLENAGHWFPGTKGNRCTHCGDCLPRCPAQLDIPTLLLDAHQRLQGQQGRRLWG, encoded by the coding sequence ATGAAATATCGACGGTTTGGTAAAACCAATCTGAGGTTGTCTGTATTTTCTTTGGGAACCATGCGCTGTCTCGCTTCCGGTGAAAATGTGGAGCGAGTGGTTCGCCATGCCCTATCGTTGGGAATCAATCATATCGAAACCGCCAGAGGATATGGTTCGAGCGAATCGGACTTAGGCAAGGTTCTGGCTCAACTGGAGGCGGGTCAATTCTACATTACCAGTAAAATTCCACCCACCCCCGATCGCGATTTGATGGAGCGCTCGATTGATGAATCCTTAAGCCGCCTAGGTGTTGCCTCCCTTGACTGTTTGGCGATTCACGGACTCAATACCCCAGAGCATTTAGAGTGGGTACTCTCGCCAACTGGGTGTATGGCAGCAGTTCAAAAGGCTGTGGCAGATGGGCGAGTGCGTCATGTGGGATTTTCCACTCATGCCCCCCTAGAACTGATTTTAGCAGCCATCGATACAGGTTTATTTGAATTTGTCAACCTGCATTATTACTTATTCTTTCAACGCCATACTGCCGCGATCGCGATCGCCCATCAACGGGATCTCGGCGTCCTGATTATTTCCCCGGCGGACAAAGGCGGGCGACTGTATACCCCACCCCCCCAATTGCAACACCTGTGCGCCCCTCAGACGCCCCTAGCCCTGAACTATCGCTTTCTATTAAGCGATCCGCGCATTACTACCCTGAGCGTGGGGCCCGCGATTCCAGAAGAACTCAACGAGCCGCTGCAAGTTGCCGACCGTGACGAGGCTTTGAACCCGACAGAAATAGCCGCCCTAGAGCGACTGCAAGCCCAAATGAGCGCCACTCTAGGCCCGGAACAATGCCAGCAGTGCTATGAGTGCCTCCCCTGCCCGGAAAGCGTCGCCATTCCAGAAATTTTACGCCTGCGGAATTTAGCGATCGCCTACGACATGGACGACTATGGAAAATATCGCTACGGGATGTTAGAAAATGCCGGACATTGGTTTCCCGGCACCAAAGGGAACCGATGCACCCATTGTGGCGACTGTTTGCCCAGATGTCCCGCACAACTCGATATTCCCACCCTTCTCCTTGACGCGCATCAACGCCTCCAAGGACAACAAGGGCGTCGCCTGTGGGGTTAA
- a CDS encoding extracellular solute-binding protein — protein MESNIDNRYRWVNVCMNRRIFLQLTSLNTLRWLALSTLPTTLSACGTNPDNTLNVRLLKNSIPPQLVRQFRAGLDRQISLNFAAEEQLSRLFDLLTPAETPAATQQQLLPWRRTPGVSQLDLVTLGNYWLSAAIQQQRIQPLNVGQLQTWSELPSRWQQLVRRNDQGQPDANGAVWGIPYRWGTTVLAFRRDRFRDLGWTPTDWSDLWRPELAGKISLLDQAREIIGLTLKKLGQSYNTANLDDVANLRSQLQQLHRQARFYSSTHYLQPLITGDTQLAVGWSSDVLAAMERYPQINAVIPLSGTALWAELWVRPANASNENPLVNQWIDFCLAPERAGQLSLLTGGTSSTALGFNRDLPKELREHRVLFPPNPLVQRSEFLLPLSEESAQQYLRYWEEMRSQPVT, from the coding sequence TTGGAGTCGAACATCGACAACCGCTATCGCTGGGTTAATGTTTGCATGAACCGCCGGATATTTCTTCAGTTAACGAGCCTCAATACCTTGCGCTGGCTTGCTTTATCAACCCTGCCAACAACCTTAAGCGCCTGCGGGACGAACCCAGACAACACCCTCAACGTTCGCCTGCTCAAAAACTCCATTCCCCCTCAACTGGTGCGGCAATTTCGCGCCGGTTTAGATCGACAAATCAGCCTGAACTTTGCCGCCGAAGAGCAATTAAGCCGTCTTTTCGATCTGCTGACGCCTGCTGAAACACCGGCGGCGACGCAACAACAACTACTCCCTTGGAGACGCACCCCTGGCGTTAGCCAACTCGATCTGGTGACATTGGGGAACTACTGGTTAAGTGCGGCCATTCAGCAACAACGGATTCAACCCTTAAACGTCGGACAACTGCAAACTTGGTCGGAACTGCCCTCGCGCTGGCAGCAATTGGTGCGTCGCAACGACCAAGGTCAACCCGATGCAAATGGTGCAGTGTGGGGAATTCCCTATCGTTGGGGAACAACCGTGTTAGCCTTCCGCCGCGATCGCTTTCGAGACTTAGGGTGGACTCCCACGGACTGGAGCGATCTTTGGCGACCTGAACTAGCGGGTAAAATCTCTTTGCTCGATCAAGCCAGAGAAATTATCGGTCTGACCCTCAAAAAACTCGGTCAGTCTTACAATACGGCGAATTTAGATGACGTAGCCAATCTGCGAAGTCAACTGCAACAACTTCATCGCCAAGCCCGATTTTACAGTTCTACCCATTACCTACAACCTTTAATTACCGGAGATACGCAACTAGCGGTGGGTTGGTCTAGCGATGTCCTGGCTGCAATGGAGCGCTATCCCCAAATTAACGCAGTGATTCCCCTATCGGGTACCGCACTTTGGGCCGAGCTTTGGGTTCGTCCCGCCAACGCCAGCAATGAGAATCCCTTGGTGAATCAATGGATTGATTTTTGTTTAGCACCTGAAAGAGCCGGACAATTATCGCTGCTGACGGGGGGAACGTCTTCAACAGCATTAGGCTTCAACCGCGACTTACCCAAGGAATTGCGGGAACACCGAGTTTTGTTTCCTCCCAACCCGCTCGTTCAGCGCAGCGAGTTTTTGCTGCCCTTGTCGGAGGAGTCGGCGCAGCAATACCTGCGATATTGGGAGGAAATGCGATCGCAACCCGTGACTTAG
- a CDS encoding bifunctional nuclease family protein: MIEMKVAGIALDAGTRSPIVLLKDMRDRRALPIFIGQDQARAIVNALERQTPPRPLTHDLMVNLLEAWDMTLERTIIHSLQDNTFYAILVVRQGETKKEIDARPSDAIAIALRTGTPIWVMEEVIADASIPVDQDADEAERQAFRDFISGLRPEDFSQRGHRSPNGD; the protein is encoded by the coding sequence ATGATTGAGATGAAAGTCGCCGGAATTGCTTTAGATGCGGGTACTCGCAGCCCGATTGTTCTGTTAAAGGATATGCGGGATCGGCGTGCTTTACCCATTTTTATTGGTCAAGACCAAGCGAGGGCGATCGTCAATGCGTTAGAACGACAAACTCCTCCCCGTCCTTTAACGCACGATCTAATGGTCAATCTCTTAGAAGCATGGGATATGACCTTAGAGAGGACGATTATCCATTCCCTACAAGACAACACATTTTATGCCATCCTCGTGGTTCGCCAAGGGGAAACCAAGAAAGAAATTGATGCCCGTCCTTCAGATGCGATCGCGATCGCCTTACGCACCGGAACCCCGATCTGGGTGATGGAAGAAGTGATTGCTGATGCGTCAATTCCGGTCGATCAAGACGCAGATGAAGCCGAGCGTCAAGCCTTTCGAGATTTTATCTCTGGCTTGCGCCCAGAAGATTTTTCTCAGCGCGGTCATCGCAGCCCCAACGGGGATTAG
- a CDS encoding phycobiliprotein lyase: MLKIQEFFEICTGLWKTERTYHYVDRAEIERSFTEFRVTALTKAEKGQILALSEPNVLTTAPLQVDPQTWQTADEQFPGFAIAFQTRSETGETLSMSLKALFVPDIYALSAQETAALPQPVLPQVAEVPLASESDIIQGYYLRDEGYSEAGAIAGRFTYQPIRQTLEMTTYYQRSVAVDQMRIVAPDIRLRTILTYRRPLQPQEAPHQINLIGFGVEHRQPLSLG; the protein is encoded by the coding sequence ATGCTAAAGATCCAGGAGTTCTTTGAAATCTGTACGGGCTTGTGGAAGACCGAACGAACGTATCACTATGTCGATCGCGCTGAAATCGAGCGCTCGTTTACTGAATTTCGGGTGACAGCGCTCACCAAAGCGGAAAAAGGGCAAATTCTGGCCTTATCCGAACCGAACGTTCTCACCACCGCACCCTTACAGGTCGATCCGCAAACTTGGCAAACGGCGGACGAGCAATTTCCCGGTTTTGCGATCGCCTTTCAGACCCGTTCCGAAACCGGCGAAACTCTATCCATGAGCCTCAAAGCCTTATTTGTGCCAGATATTTACGCCCTTTCGGCGCAGGAAACCGCCGCCTTACCTCAACCCGTGCTTCCCCAGGTTGCCGAAGTTCCCCTCGCGTCAGAAAGCGACATCATTCAAGGCTATTATCTAAGAGACGAAGGGTATTCTGAAGCAGGCGCGATCGCGGGTCGCTTCACCTACCAGCCCATCCGTCAAACCTTAGAAATGACCACCTACTATCAGCGTTCCGTAGCTGTCGATCAAATGCGAATCGTGGCACCCGACATCCGCCTCCGCACCATCCTCACCTACCGTCGCCCCCTGCAACCCCAAGAGGCTCCTCACCAAATCAACCTCATTGGTTTTGGAGTCGAACATCGACAACCGCTATCGCTGGGTTAA
- a CDS encoding Crp/Fnr family transcriptional regulator, which yields MVERLGSRETNTNELIRSAPFFEGIPEATVEKAIAHVVLRSHPSNQVILLENDWGSSVYFILDGWVKIRTYNLDGKEVTLNIIGKGELFGEMAPLEEVPRSTDVITLAPTLIGNMPAQDFVQLIHTEPMAGIRLAQLMARRLRQVNRRLRLRESDSTSRVADILLFLADGQGKRTTEGVEIPNLPHRELSSLSGLARETVTRVLSKLEKKGLIVRDRDILCIPELHALERLMV from the coding sequence ATGGTAGAACGACTCGGTTCCCGCGAAACTAACACCAACGAATTAATTCGTTCAGCGCCGTTTTTTGAAGGCATTCCTGAAGCCACGGTCGAAAAAGCGATCGCTCATGTTGTGCTGCGATCGCATCCGTCCAATCAAGTGATTTTGCTCGAAAATGATTGGGGTAGCTCGGTTTACTTCATTCTGGATGGTTGGGTCAAAATTCGGACGTATAATCTAGACGGCAAGGAAGTCACCCTGAACATTATCGGTAAAGGCGAGTTATTTGGCGAAATGGCTCCCCTTGAAGAAGTCCCCCGCTCTACAGATGTGATTACCCTGGCACCGACGCTAATTGGCAATATGCCCGCTCAGGATTTTGTCCAACTGATCCATACCGAACCGATGGCGGGGATTCGCCTTGCTCAACTGATGGCCAGACGTTTGCGTCAAGTCAACCGTCGCTTGCGGTTGCGCGAGTCCGATAGTACCTCGCGAGTGGCCGATATTTTGCTATTTTTAGCCGATGGACAAGGCAAACGCACCACCGAAGGGGTAGAAATTCCCAACCTTCCCCATCGCGAACTCAGCAGCCTCAGCGGTCTGGCGCGCGAAACAGTAACGCGCGTTTTGAGTAAGCTGGAAAAGAAAGGATTGATCGTGCGCGATCGCGATATCCTCTGCATTCCAGAACTTCACGCGCTCGAACGATTGATGGTCTAA